The proteins below come from a single Columba livia isolate bColLiv1 breed racing homer chromosome 26, bColLiv1.pat.W.v2, whole genome shotgun sequence genomic window:
- the FAM167B gene encoding protein FAM167B isoform X1, whose product MALGQLKFKELGEEEPTWEEESLASVKALAAKLKLQTRRPSYLEWEARVRGQPWRSWTPAGARGAEQGPGHPEGQWDGGICGFATMEAALEWLRTELQEMQAVDQRLAQQLMRLRAQLHRLKVEQACHQHKEMLDDATFGLEGCEEDSDLLCNIPPKAAFLLSMPLKHIGVTRMNINSRRFSLC is encoded by the exons ATGGCCCTTGGGCAGCTGAAGTTCAAGGAGCTGGGTGAGGAGGAGCCCACCTGGGAGGAAGAGAGCCTGGCCAGCGTGAAGGCGCTGGCGGCCAAGCTGAAGCTGCAGACACGGAGACCGTCCTACCTGGAGTGGGAAGCGCGGGTGCGGGGGCAGCCCTGGCGCAGCTGGACCCCTGCGGGGGCACGGGGGGCAGAGCAGGGCCCTGGGCACCCCGAGGGTCAGTGGGATGGTGGCATCTGTGGCTTTGCCACCATGGAAGCGGCTCTGGAGTGGCTCAGGACAGAGCTG CAGGAGATGCAGGCTGTGGACCAGCGCCTGGCGCAGCAACTGATGCGCCTGCGGGCACAGCTGCACCGGCTGAAGGTGGAACAGGCCTGTCACCAGCACAAGGAGATGCTGGACGATGCCACCTTCGGCCTCGAGGGCTGCGAGGAAGACTCGGACCTGCTCTGTAACATCCCGCCCAAGGCCGCCTTCCTGCTCTCCATGCCGCTCAAGCACATCGGCGTCACCCGCATGAACATCAACTCCCGGCGGTTCTCCCTGTGCTGA
- the FAM167B gene encoding protein FAM167B isoform X2 has translation MALGQLKFKELGEEEPTWEEESLASVKALAAKLKLQTRRPSYLEWEARVRGQPWRSWTPAGARGAEQGPGHPEGQWDGGICGFATMEAALEWLRTELEMQAVDQRLAQQLMRLRAQLHRLKVEQACHQHKEMLDDATFGLEGCEEDSDLLCNIPPKAAFLLSMPLKHIGVTRMNINSRRFSLC, from the exons ATGGCCCTTGGGCAGCTGAAGTTCAAGGAGCTGGGTGAGGAGGAGCCCACCTGGGAGGAAGAGAGCCTGGCCAGCGTGAAGGCGCTGGCGGCCAAGCTGAAGCTGCAGACACGGAGACCGTCCTACCTGGAGTGGGAAGCGCGGGTGCGGGGGCAGCCCTGGCGCAGCTGGACCCCTGCGGGGGCACGGGGGGCAGAGCAGGGCCCTGGGCACCCCGAGGGTCAGTGGGATGGTGGCATCTGTGGCTTTGCCACCATGGAAGCGGCTCTGGAGTGGCTCAGGACAGAGCTG GAGATGCAGGCTGTGGACCAGCGCCTGGCGCAGCAACTGATGCGCCTGCGGGCACAGCTGCACCGGCTGAAGGTGGAACAGGCCTGTCACCAGCACAAGGAGATGCTGGACGATGCCACCTTCGGCCTCGAGGGCTGCGAGGAAGACTCGGACCTGCTCTGTAACATCCCGCCCAAGGCCGCCTTCCTGCTCTCCATGCCGCTCAAGCACATCGGCGTCACCCGCATGAACATCAACTCCCGGCGGTTCTCCCTGTGCTGA